AATTCAGGGCCCTTGATGCATAAACATCACTTTATTTGAGTTGATGTAAGCCATGGGTTCTTCTTCCTTTACGAAGGCATAATTTTGGGAAACACCTCTAAAGATCTATCcccaccatttaaggtggaatattgAAATAAGAAGCTGACCAGCTTCCATCTTttggactttatttatttaataacccTAGGGTAGGCTTcccattttaaatacattttccctAGTTCTTATTTGCAttttcctgttccaccttaaatgatgccaGGTTCATGAGGttacaacatttaaggtggacaggacAATTGAATAAAAACTGACCAGGTTTTCCTATCTTTTGGTCTTCCTAACTTTTCTGCTTAATAAGCGAgacattttctttatttcccATCTTCATGTTCATTTTCCAATTCCTTAAAGCTTGCTGTCATTACTTTCGAGTGCCTGCACCAtataaggtggaatgggaaaatTCTAACATATAGCAGAGGAAGAAGCTGAGTGGCTTCATCATGTTAAGGGGTGTAAGGCAGATCTTTAGAGGTGCTTTCTGACTTGTGCTGTGGGGATTGGAACCCTGAGCTGAAACTGTGGTTGTATTGGCACTGGTATTTTTTGCTCACTGATTAAAAAGGTTTTACTAAACTTTGGTTCCAATATCTGGGCTTGTCTTCATATAACAATATCTAGATTTCTGTTTATGGTTATATATTATTAGTcctttataataataacaataattaaacaatataaaaaaataataattgtaataaaatgcCCCCCAATGTTCAGTTCATGGCTACGGCCTCAGTTTTGAAAAAGATTTTAAAGCctgtatattaatatttttctacCCTCTTCTCCTACAGTGGGTGGCTTTTGCCTCTCTGTTCTTCATCCTGGTGTCTATAACCACATTCTGCCTGGAGACACACGAGGCCTTCAACCCCATCATCAACCGCACAGACTTCGACCCACAGGATAACAGCACACGTATATACCAGGAGACGGAGACGGAGGTGTATTTGACCTACATCGAGGGTGTGTGCGTGGTGTGGTTCACCTTTGAGTTCCTGATGCGTATCACCTTCTGTCCTGACAAAAAAAAGTTCATCAAGAACGCGCTCAACATCATCGACTTCGTGGCCATCTTGCCTTTCTACCTGGAGGTGGGCCTTAGCGGTCTCTCCTCTAAAGAGGCTAAGGATGTGTTGGGCTTCCTGCGGGTTGTACGCTTTGTGCGGATCCTGAGGATCTTCAAGCTGACACGTCACTTTGTGGGCCTGCGTGTGCTGGGTCACACCCTGAGGGCCAGCACCAATGAGTTCCTGCTGCTCATCATCTTTCTGGCACTGGGGGTCCTCATCTTTGCCACCATGATTTACTACGCAGAACGGATTGGTGCCAAGCCCAACGACCCACGGGCCAGTGAGCACACGCACTTCAAGAACATCCCCATTGGCTTTTGGTGGGCTGTGGTCACCATGACGACACTGGGCTATGGAGACATGTACCCGCAGACATGGTCGGGCATGCTGGTGGGTGCTTTGTGCGCCCTAGCTGGTGTGCTGACCATCGCTATGCCTGTGCCAGTCATTGTTAATAACTTTGGGATGTACTATTCACTGGCCATGGCCAAGCAAAAGCTAccaaagaaaaagaacaagcaCATCCCACGTGCCCCCCAGCTGGGCTCCCCCAATTTCTGTAAGTCAGGCATGAACTCACCCCACCACAGTACCCAGAGCGACACGTGCCCACTGGCTGCCCAGGACGAGGTTTTAGAAATGAACCGAGCAGGTAGGAAACCCTTCCGAGGCATGTCcatctgaatgaatgaaaaaagagacAAAGCTAACAAAAAAGTAGCCTAAGAATGAGACCTGAACCCTCTTGTTCCTTCCCTTCCGCCTCACTGACTGTCTTCACTGTCCTCTCAGCTTTGACGCCTGCTGTCACTCTAGTGGCCTGAATGCAACATCTATCACTTAATCAACTAAGCAACTCCAGCAGAAGCattccaaaaaaagaaaaaaaaacaacaacccaaCAACCATTCagcatttttccattttttccatgcacatatacacatacacaatcaCCACAAGCTGAATTACGAACTGCATACCCAAGAAATGTATAGCACACTCATTTTGTTCAAGCATGGACGTATGTATAGCTGATGTGTGATTTAGGATGGATATTTTGGTTCTTTAATGGTTTGatgccatatatatatagtccATTTAGTCAAAAGGGGCACAACATTGTCTCCCTATCAGTGTTGAATAATTATGTTTACCTCCTGTTCATCAGTGTTGGGGCAGCTATCCAATACAATTTGCTAATTACCTCACAGTCTAGTCATACAGTGGACTGAATATCCATTATGTGCAAGGACAGGAACTGAGCCATAAATCTTTGGGAAATTGAAGTTGTACGAGAGATGCCTTTGCAATTTTATTGAATATAAGCCTTGTGGTCCTGATACTGATTACATATACATGCACTGACATGTATACAAACAATTCATCAGTAACATTTTAGTTAAAGTGTGACTGGTCAGCAGGAAGGACATAAGCGCTGTTTGGTTCTTGCAAGAATAAATGTCTTACTTTGAGAGTATGTGCAGATAAGTGCCTTCATTGACAGTActcagagatgagagagagagagaggtggtgtTGCTTGATTCTGGTCATACTCAGAGTGAGAATTGTTTCATTAGTGTGTAATTGAGAGTGGCTCTCCCTCTGTCATTCTCCTGTCTAGAGGGTGTTCCCTCGCCTGGGCTCTTCAGCTCATTATACTGCACATAAATATGAGTACAAACTGgactacttacacacacacacacactcacacacatacacaatgatACACCTGTGCTCACAAACGCCAACTCTCTCAAATACAAATGCACCTGTGTATACACATACTCATAAACCGACTCATAAACGTATAACTGACATTTTAGTCGCTGtcacagtatttatttatttatttttacaccatttgaaatacatttgaaatagcACCCTCCTATCAGAATATGTAGTTAACCGAgcatgctttttaaaatgtgcctACCATAGACGTAGTCCTGCTGATTAACTGGGATTGGCATTATGAATTATGCgtgtataataattaatttttagtGTGGGTATTCTAAATTATTCACCGAAAATGTGTTGGTATTTCAGAATAACTGAATGGATCACAGGTGTGTCTATCAACCAATGGGATGCAAAACAGGACACAGCTGCGCATAGGCTAAAGATCACCATGCTTGTTGGCAAGCTTTGGTTAGAGGGCTATAAAGACCCACTGGACTGTGAATTAAAGGACTAAGTGACAGGTACTGAACTTGATGAACTCACCCCTCAGTGAATAAAGATGGTGCCAGTAAATGGTGCCAGTAATAAGTTATAAAGGAGcctaatatgtgtgtgtgacatttgGACAACAACCAAAAAGAGGTATTATACCATGTCTTATTATGGCCACAAAAGACAGCATCCATCATTATATTTCATGAATTATGACATTTCATTCTTGTCAAGCCACTATAAAGGTTTA
This window of the Hoplias malabaricus isolate fHopMal1 chromosome Y, fHopMal1.hap1, whole genome shotgun sequence genome carries:
- the LOC136678652 gene encoding potassium voltage-gated channel subfamily C member 1-like isoform X1 is translated as MVQGDEKDRVVINVGGIRHQTYRSTLRTLPGTRLAWLAEPDAHSHFDYDAQIDEFFFDRHPGVFAHILNYYRTGKLHCPADVCGPLYEEELAFWGIDETDVEPCCWMTYRQHREAEEALDSFGGGPAEMGNDDNETDGLGDPGDGDEELEMTKRLALGDAPDGKSGGLWQRWQRRVWALFEDPYSSKYARWVAFASLFFILVSITTFCLETHEAFNPIINRTDFDPQDNSTRIYQETETEVYLTYIEGVCVVWFTFEFLMRITFCPDKKKFIKNALNIIDFVAILPFYLEVGLSGLSSKEAKDVLGFLRVVRFVRILRIFKLTRHFVGLRVLGHTLRASTNEFLLLIIFLALGVLIFATMIYYAERIGAKPNDPRASEHTHFKNIPIGFWWAVVTMTTLGYGDMYPQTWSGMLVGALCALAGVLTIAMPVPVIVNNFGMYYSLAMAKQKLPKKKNKHIPRAPQLGSPNFCKSGMNSPHHSTQSDTCPLAAQDEVLEMNRADPKVNGEAAKAALANEDCPHIDQAISPEDGQIFSPCEPRGDTPCFLLNMAGRTTHTGTRVRKAGTFSGRSGGESAGPMLGPQGYPLLQLGWTHSQEDGHARVTT
- the LOC136678652 gene encoding potassium voltage-gated channel subfamily C member 1-like isoform X3; the protein is MVQGDEKDRVVINVGGIRHQTYRSTLRTLPGTRLAWLAEPDAHSHFDYDAQIDEFFFDRHPGVFAHILNYYRTGKLHCPADVCGPLYEEELAFWGIDETDVEPCCWMTYRQHREAEEALDSFGGGPAEMGNDDNETDGLGDPGDGDEELEMTKRLALGDAPDGKSGGLWQRWQRRVWALFEDPYSSKYARWVAFASLFFILVSITTFCLETHEAFNPIINRTDFDPQDNSTRIYQETETEVYLTYIEGVCVVWFTFEFLMRITFCPDKKKFIKNALNIIDFVAILPFYLEVGLSGLSSKEAKDVLGFLRVVRFVRILRIFKLTRHFVGLRVLGHTLRASTNEFLLLIIFLALGVLIFATMIYYAERIGAKPNDPRASEHTHFKNIPIGFWWAVVTMTTLGYGDMYPQTWSGMLVGALCALAGVLTIAMPVPVIVNNFGMYYSLAMAKQKLPKKKNKHIPRAPQLGSPNFCKSGMNSPHHSTQSDTCPLAAQDEVLEMNRADPKVNGEAAKAALANEDCPHIDQAISPEDGQIFSPCEPRGDTPCFLLNMAGRTTHTGTRVRKEAQRHSRSREPTDSVCVMNRGVPTTLCMAHDAPPPTC
- the LOC136678652 gene encoding potassium voltage-gated channel subfamily C member 1-like isoform X2; the encoded protein is MVQGDEKDRVVINVGGIRHQTYRSTLRTLPGTRLAWLAEPDAHSHFDYDAQIDEFFFDRHPGVFAHILNYYRTGKLHCPADVCGPLYEEELAFWGIDETDVEPCCWMTYRQHREAEEALDSFGGGPAEMGNDDNETDGLGDPGDGDEELEMTKRLALGDAPDGKSGGLWQRWQRRVWALFEDPYSSKYARWVAFASLFFILVSITTFCLETHEAFNPIINRTDFDPQDNSTRIYQETETEVYLTYIEGVCVVWFTFEFLMRITFCPDKKKFIKNALNIIDFVAILPFYLEVGLSGLSSKEAKDVLGFLRVVRFVRILRIFKLTRHFVGLRVLGHTLRASTNEFLLLIIFLALGVLIFATMIYYAERIGAKPNDPRASEHTHFKNIPIGFWWAVVTMTTLGYGDMYPQTWSGMLVGALCALAGVLTIAMPVPVIVNNFGMYYSLAMAKQKLPKKKNKHIPRAPQLGSPNFCKSGMNSPHHSTQSDTCPLAAQDEVLEMNRADPKVNGEAAKAALANEDCPHIDQAISPEDGQIFSPCEPRGDTPCFLLNMAGRTTHTGTRVRKGYQKSWSMGTIVASVSAGSRGRPALLQRSHSPIPSLL